In Pedobacter heparinus DSM 2366, the following are encoded in one genomic region:
- a CDS encoding SLC5 family protein, protein MGNIVERLTSLDYIIVIAYLVILIVIGYRASFSKKKNEDETLFLANKSLGWSSIGFNMWGTNVGPSMLLAFASIGYSTGIVAVNFDWYAFVFLFLLAIVFAPKYLAAKVSTMPEFMGKRYGDSTQNILAWYALIKILISWLSLGLFAGGFLVRQILGIPMWQSVTVLVAFAGLFTFFGGLKAIAKVNVFQMILLIAVSLALTILGLYKVGGIEALYSKTPANYWNLIQPASDPKYPWYAILLGYPVAAVAFFCTDQAMVQSVLGAKNLEQGQLGVSFIGWLKILSLPLFIITGILCYVLFPGLKDPNEAYMTMVTHLFPPGMNGLVIVVLIAVLVGTIGSSLNSLSTVFTMDVYVKNINPQASNKQIIRMGRISVIAGCVFAVIVVLAIDNIKGLNLFDVFQSVLGFIAPPLSVVFLLTVFWKRTTRKAVNFTLSVGSVLSLGTGVTYLWILPPHKYLFWPHYLILSFLIFAGLLLIAILISLADRNPTVYEINELDKSAIEKPTNRVWVSWIALAIVMVALYIFFNGH, encoded by the coding sequence ATGGGAAACATTGTTGAACGTTTAACCAGCCTCGATTACATCATCGTCATTGCCTACCTGGTTATTCTAATTGTTATCGGTTACCGGGCCAGTTTCTCTAAAAAGAAAAATGAGGATGAAACGCTTTTCCTGGCCAATAAATCGTTGGGCTGGTCAAGCATAGGCTTTAACATGTGGGGTACCAATGTTGGCCCCTCCATGTTGCTCGCCTTTGCCAGCATTGGTTACAGTACAGGTATTGTGGCCGTCAATTTCGACTGGTATGCCTTTGTTTTCCTGTTTTTGCTGGCCATTGTTTTTGCACCCAAATACCTGGCCGCCAAAGTAAGTACCATGCCCGAATTTATGGGCAAAAGATATGGAGATTCTACACAGAATATTCTGGCCTGGTACGCGCTGATCAAGATCCTCATTTCCTGGTTATCCTTAGGTTTGTTTGCCGGGGGCTTTCTGGTAAGACAAATACTCGGCATCCCCATGTGGCAATCCGTTACTGTACTGGTTGCGTTTGCGGGTTTATTTACTTTTTTCGGCGGCCTGAAAGCCATTGCCAAGGTAAATGTTTTTCAAATGATCCTGTTGATTGCTGTGTCGTTGGCATTAACCATATTGGGCCTGTATAAAGTAGGGGGTATTGAAGCTTTATACAGCAAAACCCCTGCAAATTACTGGAACCTGATCCAGCCGGCAAGTGATCCAAAATATCCCTGGTATGCCATTTTGCTGGGCTATCCGGTAGCAGCTGTGGCTTTCTTTTGTACAGACCAGGCTATGGTGCAATCGGTTTTAGGTGCAAAGAACCTGGAGCAGGGCCAGCTTGGCGTCAGTTTTATCGGCTGGCTAAAAATATTGTCATTGCCCCTGTTCATCATTACCGGCATACTGTGTTATGTATTGTTCCCGGGTTTAAAAGATCCTAATGAAGCCTATATGACCATGGTTACCCATCTTTTTCCTCCGGGAATGAACGGTTTGGTCATTGTGGTACTTATTGCCGTACTGGTGGGCACCATCGGTTCTTCATTAAATTCCTTAAGTACCGTATTTACCATGGATGTTTATGTGAAAAATATCAATCCTCAGGCCAGCAATAAACAGATCATCAGGATGGGCCGGATATCCGTCATCGCGGGCTGCGTATTTGCCGTCATCGTAGTACTGGCTATCGATAACATCAAAGGCCTTAACCTTTTTGATGTGTTTCAGTCGGTACTTGGTTTTATTGCACCTCCTTTATCGGTTGTATTCCTGTTAACCGTTTTCTGGAAAAGGACTACCCGCAAAGCAGTGAATTTTACGCTTTCAGTGGGCTCTGTTTTGAGCCTGGGTACAGGTGTTACTTACCTGTGGATCCTTCCACCTCATAAATACCTGTTCTGGCCACATTACCTTATCCTTTCTTTTTTAATTTTTGCAGGCTTGCTGCTCATTGCCATACTGATCTCGCTGGCCGACAGGAACCCTACAGTTTATGAGATCAATGAACTGGATAAAAGTGCCATCGAAAAACCAACCAACCGGGTCTGGGTTTCCTGGATTGCCCTTGCCATTGTGATGGTTGCCTTATATATATTTTTTAACGGACATTAA
- a CDS encoding Gfo/Idh/MocA family protein: MLKLGILGLGEGRSTMSAALASNKYELVKICDASEAVCKQRAKEFDFPDYTTSYQEMLDDAAIDVIAIYTPDHLHADHVKLALQHGKHVVCTKPFIDDLGRARELLEISRQSGKKVFVGQSSRFFEPYKRQRTDYTEGIIGELITVECHYNADHRWFLEKKWALEPSFKWLYGGLSHPVDFIRWYLPEIEEVMGYGMISANGKKAGLKNEDTMHFIFKATDGRVARVSGAYTGPIQPAYRESEMSCVLRGTEGASQADYHELRYAVTTNTGEEKLITWGDAKLKHFFRFEGQSHHAGEYQNYLEYFAESIADNTTAYPDLKEGIGTIALLQAMDRSLQTGVPVKINDILNEYQLLRSDFGL; encoded by the coding sequence ATGTTAAAATTAGGAATTTTAGGTTTGGGAGAAGGGCGCAGCACCATGTCGGCAGCCCTTGCGAGTAATAAATACGAGCTGGTCAAAATTTGTGATGCCAGTGAAGCGGTATGCAAACAAAGGGCAAAAGAGTTCGATTTCCCTGATTACACTACCAGTTACCAGGAAATGCTGGATGATGCCGCCATCGATGTCATTGCCATTTATACACCTGATCATTTACATGCAGACCATGTGAAACTGGCCTTACAGCATGGTAAACATGTAGTGTGCACAAAACCTTTTATTGATGATCTGGGTAGGGCCAGGGAGCTCCTGGAGATATCAAGGCAAAGCGGTAAAAAAGTTTTTGTAGGTCAGAGCTCCAGGTTTTTTGAACCTTATAAAAGGCAAAGAACAGATTATACTGAAGGCATCATCGGCGAACTGATCACCGTAGAATGTCACTATAACGCAGACCATCGCTGGTTCCTTGAAAAAAAATGGGCACTGGAACCTTCTTTTAAATGGTTGTATGGGGGCTTAAGCCATCCTGTTGATTTTATCAGGTGGTACCTGCCCGAAATCGAAGAAGTAATGGGCTATGGCATGATCAGCGCTAATGGTAAAAAGGCAGGATTAAAAAATGAAGATACCATGCATTTCATTTTTAAAGCTACAGATGGCAGGGTTGCCCGTGTAAGTGGTGCTTATACAGGGCCCATTCAGCCCGCTTACAGGGAAAGCGAAATGAGCTGCGTATTAAGGGGAACTGAAGGGGCCAGTCAGGCCGATTATCACGAACTCCGTTATGCCGTAACCACCAATACCGGCGAAGAAAAGCTGATCACCTGGGGTGATGCCAAATTGAAACACTTCTTCCGTTTTGAAGGGCAGAGCCATCATGCGGGCGAATACCAGAACTACCTGGAGTATTTTGCAGAAAGTATAGCGGACAATACGACTGCCTATCCCGATTTAAAGGAAGGTATCGGCACAATTGCCTTGTTACAGGCTATGGACAGGTCCCTGCAAACCGGTGTTCCCGTTAAAATTAATGATATCCTGAATGAATACCAGCTATTGAGGAGCGATTTCGGACTTTAA
- a CDS encoding L-rhamnose mutarotase → MRSVKIYLVLFITLLLMGELKAADIYVSLKGSDHNPGTKTQPVATLANALRKARELRRLNDPSVRNGINIIIEQGVYQLDEPVVVRPEDSGSAASPTYITAVKNETVVLSGGRQISGWKKAAEITGLPEIAKNKVWVADVPELGNRLLEFRQLWVNGKKAIRARDCNADSMQRILSWDFNKRTCKIPLSKNLAAAKGVEMVIQQWWAIANLRVKSLKVTNNEAELAFMEPESRVQSEHPWPAPWLSTKTGNSPFYLTNAIQFLDQPGEWYEDLQNGKVYYWPLADENLNTAEVIVPYLETLLKMEGSIDHQVSHVHFKNISFQHASWLRPSHFGHVPHQAGMYMLDAYKLKVPGTPDKKTLENQAWVGRPAAAVEVAYAQHTSFESCRFEHHASTGLDYRQGTSNNLIKGNLFKDIGGSGILLGIFSDEATEVHLPYKPKDEREICTNESILNNLITNATNEDWGCVGIGAGYVRGINIAHNEIAEVSYSGISMGWGWTKSSNAMRNNTIRANRIHHYGKYLYDVAGIYTLSAQPGSSITGNVIDSIYKAPYPHDPEHWFYLYTDEGSSYFTVKDNWTPANKYLQNANGPGNVWLNNGPGVGGNIKQQAGLEPAYQWLRKESYVPQSRQRINEVSLQNGKQLVIEVILKTPVKAAKDSFKQVCIQQGIPVSSVYQWNNRLLLYAVMASPENLMKKIRQQFNNAEVKLYDKVFYTFDRSTHCGLEKVKEWDNIILSANLVKDEKLQKAYLDYHATQFEKWPEVAKGFCNADFQQLRIFKSGRQLMLVISIPKGASLDELNPKTTLNNPRVDEWNQIMKKYQEGIAGTKPDETWVFFSKE, encoded by the coding sequence ATGAGATCAGTTAAAATTTACCTGGTACTGTTTATCACCTTGTTGTTGATGGGAGAGCTTAAGGCGGCAGATATTTATGTCTCTTTAAAAGGCTCAGACCATAATCCCGGAACCAAAACACAGCCGGTAGCCACATTGGCCAATGCTTTGCGCAAGGCCAGGGAATTGCGGCGTTTAAATGATCCTTCTGTCAGAAATGGGATTAATATTATTATAGAACAAGGTGTTTACCAGCTGGATGAGCCCGTTGTGGTACGACCAGAAGATAGCGGAAGTGCAGCAAGCCCTACCTACATTACTGCTGTAAAAAATGAAACCGTAGTTTTAAGTGGTGGCAGGCAAATCTCGGGTTGGAAAAAAGCAGCCGAAATAACAGGCCTGCCAGAAATTGCAAAGAATAAGGTTTGGGTGGCCGATGTACCTGAATTGGGAAACAGGTTACTGGAATTTCGGCAGCTCTGGGTAAATGGCAAAAAAGCGATAAGGGCAAGGGATTGCAATGCTGACAGTATGCAGCGTATTTTGTCATGGGATTTTAACAAGCGTACCTGCAAAATCCCGCTCAGCAAAAACCTTGCAGCAGCAAAAGGTGTCGAAATGGTCATCCAGCAATGGTGGGCCATCGCCAACTTAAGGGTTAAATCACTAAAGGTAACCAACAATGAAGCTGAGCTGGCTTTTATGGAGCCCGAAAGCAGGGTGCAGTCGGAACATCCCTGGCCAGCGCCATGGCTTTCTACCAAAACAGGCAATTCACCCTTTTATTTAACCAATGCCATTCAGTTCCTGGATCAGCCTGGAGAGTGGTATGAAGATCTGCAGAACGGCAAGGTATACTACTGGCCTTTAGCTGATGAAAACCTGAACACGGCTGAGGTGATTGTACCTTACCTGGAAACGCTGCTTAAGATGGAAGGTAGCATAGACCACCAGGTGAGCCATGTACATTTTAAAAATATTTCATTCCAGCATGCCAGTTGGCTGCGGCCTTCGCATTTTGGACATGTGCCACACCAGGCAGGCATGTACATGCTCGATGCCTATAAATTAAAAGTTCCGGGAACACCTGATAAAAAGACCCTGGAAAATCAGGCCTGGGTAGGACGGCCCGCGGCAGCTGTTGAAGTAGCTTATGCACAGCATACCAGTTTTGAATCCTGTCGTTTTGAACACCATGCCTCAACCGGACTCGATTACCGGCAGGGGACCAGCAATAACCTCATCAAAGGCAACCTGTTTAAAGATATAGGGGGTAGCGGGATATTGCTGGGTATATTTTCTGATGAAGCCACAGAAGTACATTTGCCTTACAAGCCAAAAGATGAAAGGGAGATCTGTACCAATGAAAGCATACTGAACAACCTGATTACCAATGCAACCAATGAGGATTGGGGCTGTGTAGGTATTGGTGCCGGCTATGTAAGGGGGATAAATATTGCCCACAATGAAATTGCTGAAGTAAGTTATTCAGGTATCAGTATGGGCTGGGGCTGGACAAAGAGCAGCAATGCCATGCGCAACAATACGATCAGGGCAAACCGGATCCATCATTATGGAAAATACCTCTATGATGTGGCCGGAATTTATACTTTATCGGCCCAGCCTGGCTCATCAATTACCGGCAATGTTATAGACAGCATTTATAAAGCCCCTTATCCGCACGATCCGGAGCATTGGTTTTATTTATATACCGATGAAGGTTCTTCTTATTTTACCGTAAAGGACAATTGGACACCTGCTAATAAATACCTGCAAAATGCCAACGGACCTGGAAATGTATGGCTAAATAACGGGCCGGGGGTTGGGGGAAACATCAAACAGCAGGCTGGATTGGAACCCGCCTATCAGTGGTTACGCAAAGAAAGTTACGTACCTCAATCCAGGCAACGTATCAACGAGGTTTCACTTCAAAACGGAAAACAGCTTGTCATCGAAGTGATCCTTAAAACACCAGTAAAAGCTGCCAAAGATTCCTTTAAGCAGGTGTGCATCCAGCAGGGTATTCCGGTTTCATCTGTATACCAGTGGAACAATCGCTTGCTGCTCTATGCAGTAATGGCTTCCCCTGAAAACCTGATGAAAAAGATTCGGCAGCAGTTTAACAATGCAGAGGTAAAACTATACGATAAGGTGTTTTATACTTTTGACCGCAGTACACATTGCGGCCTGGAAAAGGTTAAAGAATGGGACAATATCATTTTGAGTGCCAACCTGGTGAAAGATGAAAAATTGCAAAAAGCGTACCTGGATTACCATGCCACGCAATTTGAAAAATGGCCGGAAGTGGCCAAAGGATTTTGCAATGCTGATTTTCAGCAACTCAGGATTTTTAAGAGCGGCAGACAGCTGATGCTGGTCATCAGCATACCAAAAGGGGCAAGTTTAGATGAGCTGAACCCTAAAACTACCTTAAACAATCCCCGTGTAGATGAATGGAACCAGATAATGAAGAAATATCAGGAAGGTATTGCAGGCACAAAGCCGGATGAGACATGGGTGTTTTTTAGTAAAGAATAG